The sequence CTGCCAACCCTTGTTATCTGGTTAGCTGGCTGGCAGTGGCAACCCGGTGGTAATGAAAGTTGGCTGAAAGCGCTTTTCTGGATCACAGAAACCGTGACTGCGCCATGGGGGATAGTGACCAGCGCGTTACTCAGCGGCTGGTTTTTGTGGTGCTTGCGCTTTCGAATTAAGCCAGCCATTGCCTTGCTGGTGATACTGGGCTGCGTCATTCTTGTAGGTCAGGGCGTGAAATCATTGATTAAAGAGCAGGTGCAAGAGCCTCGACCTTTTGTGGTATGGCTGGAAGCTGAACATCAAATTGATAATCGCTATTTCTATTCATTACCCCGTGCTGAACGCAGTGCATTGGTCAAGCAGCAATTGGAGAGCCAATCCCTTATTCCGCCGTGGTTAAACAGTCACTGGCAGTTTGAAACTGGCTTTGCATTCCCGTCAGGTCATACCGTTTTTGCTGCCAGTTGGGCACTGTTAGCGGTGGGTTTGTTATGGCCGCGTCGGCATTACAAAACGGTTATCATTCTGATGCTATGGGCGCAGGGTGTCATGATGAGCCGCTTGGTATTAGGTATGCACTGGCCACGGGATCTGGTGGCGGCGACGCTGATTAGCGGGTTATTGGTCGCGATTGTTTGTAGTTTGGTGCAACGTTGGTTAGGTCCGCTCACGATTACACCGCCAGAACAGCGTGAAATCGAGCAGCGAGAGCATAAGGAAGACTAAGCGATTAGCCCTCCGGCCGCTTAAAAAATTATCGATTAGCGATTGAATCGGCGCTTTATCTTGGTGCAGGGTTCTTTGCTGAGTAAGGAAGTGCTAATTTATTAAGTAACGACGCCACATTTTTGGCATAATTCATCAGGTTGATTCGGCCTTTAGGAAAAAACGTGAAATATTTGCTAATTTTTTTGTTAGTGCTGGTGATTTTCGTGATTTCAGTCACGTTAGGGGCGAATAACGATCAGGTTGTGACCTTTAACTATTTATTGGCTCAAGGCGAATATCGGGTATCTACGTTATTGGCAACGCTTTTTGCGGCGGGTTTAGTGCTGGGATGGGTTATTTGTGGGCTTTTTTATCTGCGAGTCCGCATTTTACTGGGCCGTGCAGAGCGGAAAATTAAGCGTCTTGAATCACAGCAAGAGCCACCGACTGAATCCCGTGCAACTGTGCCTACAGCCGCTGTCAGCAAGGAATAATTTTCTATGTTAGAAATGCTGTTTCTGCTGTTGCCCGTCGCGGCCGCTTATGGCTGGTATATGGGGCGTAGAAGTGCTCAGCAGGATAAACAGCAGGATGCCAACCGCCTGTCACGCGAATATGTGGCAGGGGTTAACTTCCTTCTCTCCAATCAGCAAGATAAAGCGGTTGATCTGTTTCTTGAAATGTTGAAAGAAGACAGTTCAACGGTTGAAGCACATCTGACGCTCGGCAATCTGTTTCGTTCACGTGGCGAAGTTGACCGCGCTATCCGCATCCATCAGGCATTGATGGAGAGCGCCTCCCTGACATTCGAACAACGCCTGCTGGCTATCCAACAGCTTGGTCGCGATTATATGGCGGCGGGTTTTTATGATCGTGCCGAAGATATGTTCAATCAATTAGTTGAGGAGCAAGACTTTCGGCTCGGTGCATTACAGCAGTTATTAGTCATTTATCAGGCTACCAGTGATTGGAATAACGCTATTGAAGTGGCGGAAAAACTGGTCAAGATGGGCAAAGATAATCAGCGTCTAGAGATAGCTCATTTTTATTGCGAACTGGCACTGCAAGCCATGGGAAGTGATGATTTGGATAAGGCGATGGGGTTGCTGAAAAAAGCGGCCTCTGCTGACAAACAGTGCGCCCGCGTGTCGATCATGCTAGGTCGGGTGCATATCGCCAAGGGCGAGTATGCCAAAGGGGTGGAAGCGCTGGAGCGCGTGCTGGAGCAAGATAAAGAGGTGGTCAGTGAAGCACTGCCGATGCTCAATGACTGCTACCAACACTTACAGCAGCCTGAAGCGTGGGCTAATTTTCTTAAGCGCTGTGTCGAAGATAATACCGGTGCAACGGCTGAATTGATGCTGGCAGAAATTCTGGAGCAGCATGAAGGCCGTGATGTGGCCCAAACCTATATTAACCGTCAATTGCAACGCCATCCGACCATGCGTGTTTTCTATCGTTTGATGGATTATCACTTGGCTGATGCAGAAGAAGGGCGAGCGAAAGAGAGCTTGCTGTTGCTGCGGGATATGGTCGGCGAACAGATTCGGACCAAACCCCGCTATCGCTGCCATAAGTGTGGTTTTACGGCTCACTCACTTTACTGGCACTGTCCGTCTTGCCGTGCTTGGGCCTCGGTTAAGCCTATCCGTGGGCTGGATGGCCAATAATAATACCCGTCATCTTTCAAGTTGCCGGTGTGTTGGCCGCGTTCGCTTACCCGAATCACTGACTGATGTCAGCTCATCGGGATGCACTCACTTGCCGCCTTCCCGCACCTCGAAATCTATTGGGTACGCGGCAATAAAGGAGTGGGTCACTTACTTTTTCTTCGGAGGAGCTTTCAGTAATTGGCGTAGTTTCTTCAACTCTTTCTGGCTTAACGGCTGCTCTGAAATCTCTTCTACACCTTGGTTATCAATCTCTCCGTGATGCAATTTGGCCTCTTTACGACTGCCTTTGGTACTTTTAACATCAACCTCAAAACTTTGTTCTAATCTTTCGCAGACTTCGGTACTGAGAGAAAACTGTTTTTCTAAGGCGGCCGCTTTGATTTTCTCTTTTAATTCCAGAGGGATTTTAATGGTTAATGTCGATATCTCGCTCATTATATAACCTTCAACTTAGGGGAAAACACCAAGCTAAGCGAGGGAAGAAGAACTGTCTAGGGGATAACACAACTGTCACAAAAAATTCACATAAGAAAATGCCAAAAGAGCGCTTTTGCACTCTTTTGGCGGTAGACACAGACTTAACCCGAGGAAGGGTAAGACTTAACGATAAATGACAGCGGTACCGTGCAGTTTGTTATTGCCGGTAGCTGAGGTAATCAGGAAGGAGGTTGCACCAGCATCTTCAGCTTTCTTCGCCAGCGCATTCTCTAAATCAGTCAATGTACCGGCACTGCTTGCTGAAACTACGCCAATTTCATTCAATCCAGTTGATGGTGAATGCTGAATTTGTGTTGCTGCAATGCTTGCAAATGAGGCGAAAGAGAGCCAATGCGGGAACGATGTATTTGATGCTTTTCATGTGAAACTCCATTTATGACATATTATTTGTATAGTTAAGGTTTGACTTATTTGTTTGCCAGACAATCAATGTCTTGCGATGGAGTGAATGATACCGCATTGGCATTGAATGAAAATCACAAAGAACTGATGATATCAATCAAATTATCTGATTAACAATTTACGCTTCTTGAAACTAGTTTACTTAACTCTGGGTATGCTGCTGGCGCCCGCTTGACGTCAATTGACCCATCCTGCCAAAGCCTGACACAACAGTGGCAAACGCCGTGCTGCCCGACCGCTGTAATTTCAGTGGCACACCCTGTAGAATGTCAGTGTTATCCTTATTTTTTGACTGAAAAAGGCTTAAAAATGACGTCTGCAACTAAAACTAATAACAGTGGCTCGATCTCCTCTCCCATCGTGGTTGCACTGGATTATGCTAATAAAGACGCTGCGTTAGCCTTTGCTGATCGTGTTAATCCACGGGATTGCCGGTTAAAAGTGGGCAAAGAGATGTTTACCTTATTTGGCCCGCAACTGGTGCGTGATCTTCAACAACGCGGTTTTGACGTCTTTCTCGATCTGAAATTCCACGATATTCCCAATACCACAGCGCACGCCGTCGCCGCTGCCGCAGAGCTTGGCGTATGGATGGTGAATGTCCATGCCAGTGGTGGTGCTCGCATGATGACTG comes from Yersinia mollaretii ATCC 43969 and encodes:
- the pgpB gene encoding phosphatidylglycerophosphatase B; protein product: MWNIAKRISAGTFILLLPTLVIWLAGWQWQPGGNESWLKALFWITETVTAPWGIVTSALLSGWFLWCLRFRIKPAIALLVILGCVILVGQGVKSLIKEQVQEPRPFVVWLEAEHQIDNRYFYSLPRAERSALVKQQLESQSLIPPWLNSHWQFETGFAFPSGHTVFAASWALLAVGLLWPRRHYKTVIILMLWAQGVMMSRLVLGMHWPRDLVAATLISGLLVAIVCSLVQRWLGPLTITPPEQREIEQREHKED
- a CDS encoding LapA family protein gives rise to the protein MKYLLIFLLVLVIFVISVTLGANNDQVVTFNYLLAQGEYRVSTLLATLFAAGLVLGWVICGLFYLRVRILLGRAERKIKRLESQQEPPTESRATVPTAAVSKE
- the lapB gene encoding lipopolysaccharide assembly protein LapB — protein: MLEMLFLLLPVAAAYGWYMGRRSAQQDKQQDANRLSREYVAGVNFLLSNQQDKAVDLFLEMLKEDSSTVEAHLTLGNLFRSRGEVDRAIRIHQALMESASLTFEQRLLAIQQLGRDYMAAGFYDRAEDMFNQLVEEQDFRLGALQQLLVIYQATSDWNNAIEVAEKLVKMGKDNQRLEIAHFYCELALQAMGSDDLDKAMGLLKKAASADKQCARVSIMLGRVHIAKGEYAKGVEALERVLEQDKEVVSEALPMLNDCYQHLQQPEAWANFLKRCVEDNTGATAELMLAEILEQHEGRDVAQTYINRQLQRHPTMRVFYRLMDYHLADAEEGRAKESLLLLRDMVGEQIRTKPRYRCHKCGFTAHSLYWHCPSCRAWASVKPIRGLDGQ